In Candidatus Krumholzibacteriia bacterium, a single window of DNA contains:
- a CDS encoding homocysteine S-methyltransferase family protein, with the protein MTAQERDEAKDTAVWNEALTKIVLLDGGLGQELHKRSRLPAHPLWSLQVMRKRPELVQSVHEDFIRAGARVLTLNTYTATAARLARSGDLGWFEPLQEQAYDLAAAARQTTGCPFGPVQLAGCLPPLVGSFRSDLVPSDDECFEQYRAIVETQPKVDCFLCETMSSVREGRIAAEVALSAGKPVLLGFTVRDDGSAALRSGEPVEDMVAAVRELPLRGLLLNCSTPEAIRRALPPLVGSGLPFGAYANGFESVDALEPGGTVDVLTAREDLGPEEYATFALEWLASGATLLGGCCEVGPSHIRHLHEELVERGYSVTGL; encoded by the coding sequence ATGACAGCGCAGGAAAGGGATGAAGCGAAAGACACCGCGGTCTGGAACGAGGCTCTGACGAAGATCGTCCTGCTCGATGGCGGCCTGGGACAGGAGCTGCACAAGCGTTCGCGGCTGCCCGCCCACCCTCTCTGGTCCCTGCAGGTGATGCGGAAACGCCCGGAGCTCGTGCAGAGCGTGCACGAAGACTTCATCCGAGCCGGCGCTCGGGTCCTGACGCTGAACACGTACACGGCCACCGCGGCCCGACTGGCCCGGAGCGGCGACCTCGGGTGGTTCGAACCGCTGCAGGAGCAGGCCTACGACCTGGCGGCGGCCGCCCGTCAGACGACCGGCTGTCCCTTCGGACCGGTACAGCTGGCCGGATGCCTGCCTCCCCTGGTGGGAAGCTTCCGTTCCGATCTGGTGCCTTCGGACGACGAGTGCTTCGAACAGTACCGTGCCATCGTCGAGACCCAACCGAAGGTCGATTGCTTCCTCTGCGAAACCATGTCGTCCGTCCGCGAAGGTCGGATCGCCGCCGAGGTGGCCCTGTCTGCCGGAAAGCCGGTGCTTCTGGGTTTCACGGTCCGCGACGACGGCTCCGCCGCGCTGCGTTCGGGAGAGCCGGTGGAGGACATGGTCGCTGCAGTCCGGGAGCTGCCGTTGCGTGGTCTGCTCCTCAACTGCTCCACCCCGGAGGCGATTCGGCGCGCGTTGCCACCCCTGGTCGGCTCGGGCCTTCCCTTCGGCGCCTACGCGAACGGGTTCGAATCGGTCGACGCGCTGGAGCCCGGTGGAACCGTCGATGTGCTGACGGCACGCGAAGACCTGGGCCCGGAGGAATACGCGACGTTCGCCCTGGAGTGGCTCGCGTCGGGAGCCACCCTGCTCGGCGGATGCTGTGAGGTAGGACCGTCCCACATCCGCCACTTGCACGAGGAGCTGGTGGAGCGGGGGTATTCCGTGACGGGCTTGTAG